One segment of Cutaneotrichosporon cavernicola HIS019 DNA, chromosome: 4 DNA contains the following:
- the PCT1 gene encoding uncharacterized protein (choline-phosphate cytidylyltransferase), giving the protein MAAAPPRRYKPTRVPDGRRIPIDDGSSQDASEEDNDVSDVGSLISFTAPSLTPSASSSPRLGLPRQAPTLPLNAILRRTGDKRQQLSESEGVESPTYDGDIESSSTIGTPITSSYPHDTFRRPASPTPGSTTTSANHIGRAPTPRAMDNHAHEKDGRCHCNRAPKDVPVAESTALKNPYKHRVTPGMNAGPPRMYELPSELEEQDIRAFVQRAIDGRGEEDGVERWWRTSPPPTDRPVRIYADGVYDLFHFGHAMQLRQAKLSFPSVHLLAGVCSDALCAENKSPPAMTHAERVAGVRQCRWIDEVVPDAPWAPDQAWIDKHRIDYIAHDEIVYPSKDHDDVYAFIKGQGKFLPTRRTPAISTSDLLERIVRGYRESFFDTKLEKNGQIDLLACDVEWDSDFSSNRRQQRRLRAGLESADISQSNSAAPSAPNSGPGTPVKALTSLSVVENA; this is encoded by the exons ATGGCCGCCGCTCCCCCACGACGCTATAAGCCTACACGCGTTCCCGACGGTCGCCGCATTCCCATCGACGACGGATCATCGCAGGACGCCAGCGAAGAAG ACAACGACGTGTCTGACGTCGGCAGCCTCATCTCATTCACTGCGCCCAGCCTTACTCCCTCCGCTTCGAGCTCGCCACGCCTAGGCCTGCCGCGTCAGGCCCCGACCCTCCCTCTGAACGCTATCCTCCGTCGTACAGGCGATAAGCGCCAACAGCTGAGCGAGAGCGAAGGTGTTGAGTCCCCTAC GTACGACGGCGACATTGAATCCTCGTCCACCATCGGGACGCCCATTACGTCCAGCTACCCCCACGACACTTTCCGCCGCCCTgcctcgcccacgccggGGTCCACTACCACATCGGCCAACCACATCGGGAGAGCAcccacgccgcgcgcaATGGACAACCATGCGCACGAAAAGGACGGCCGGTGCCACTGCAACCGTGCGCCCAAGGACGTCCCCGTTGCCGAGAGCACCGCCCTCAAGAACCCGTACAAGCACCGTGTCACCCCCGGCATGAACGCCGGCCCACCGCGCATGTACGAGCTCCCCagcgagctggaggagcaAGACATCCGCGCGTTCGTGCAGCGGGCCATCGACGGGcgtggggaggaggacggcgtcgagcgctGGTGGCGGACAtcaccgccgcccacgGACCGCCCTGTCCGCATTTACGCTGACGGCGTGTACGACCTGTTCCACTTTGGCCATGCGATGCAGCTGCGCCAGGCCAAGCTTTCGTTCCCAAGTGTCCACCTGCTCGCTGGTGTGTGCTCCGACGCACTCTGCGCCGAGAACAAGAGTCCGCCTGCGATGACGCACGCGGAGCGCGTTGCGGGTGTCCGCCAGTGCCGCTggatcgacgaggtcgtcccTGACGCGCCGTGGGCGCCAGACCAGGCTTGGATCGACAAGCACCGCATCGATTACATTGCGCACGACGAGATTGTGTACCCGTCCAAGGACCATGACGATGTGTACGCCTTCATCAAGGGACAGG GCAAGTTCCTTCCCACTCGCCGCACGCCGGCCATCTCGACTTCGGATCTCCTGGAGCGCATTGTCCGCGGGTACCGCGAGAGCTTCTTCGACACTAAGCTTGAGAAGAACGGGCAGATCGACCTTCTGGCCTGTGACGTCGAGTGGGACAGCGACTTCAGCTCGAACCGtcggcagcagcggcggctGCGTGCGGGCCTCGAAAGCGCCGACATCAGCCAGAGCAAtagcgccgcgccgagcgcgcccaACTCGGGGCCGGGAACGCCAGTCAAGGCATTAACGTCTCTGTCGGTCGTCGAAAACGCCTAG
- the CEF1 gene encoding uncharacterized protein (pre-mRNA splicing factor component), which translates to MVRIIIKGGVWRNTEDEILKAAIAKYGKNQWARISSLLVRKSAKQCKARWYEWLDPSIKKVEWSKTEDEKLLHLAKLMPTQWRTIAPLVGRTATQCLERYQKLLDDAEKAENEELGMGDGDDEASKPAFGLRTGEIDTQPESRPARPDPVDMDDDEKEMLSEARARLANTQGKKAKRKARERQLEEARRVAFLQKKRELKAAGINLRENKKKKGMDYNADIPFEKQPAPGFYDTGEERAKKYEPVLGSSLRSLEGKRKQELEEEEGKNKRQKGEKQTATEFVKAREAQIKKLKEQEQIVRRRQLNLPMPQVGERELEEIVKIGQAGEAARGLVSGDGGATDQLVGEYENLSQARMARTPRVDVEHDNIMQEARNLRQMTNVQTPLLGGENTPMISHDVGTGNESATPRHSGAVTVNPLATPRTVGGVMSTPRGPGSTPYRDNLTINNRGEWGETPADERRRLKDAKRALQAGFASLPRPENNFELEDPEDEEPEEDDVPMTEEDAADRDARLKEAREEEERLELQRRSQVVKKGLPRPANVDARAVLRQLNAEAADAEASVAAALRLINEEMAALMAHDAIAHPLPGTRTPGNVASNYDMPEDEFVTAAKLAIHAEVASALGLPGASEVQTAVVIGSAAEEDGAAFEASWAESSKGMAFLPGSGWVERSSLTPAEYAKVIAASRERMVTEGTRAAKAEKRLGKQFGGYGALNAKHRSAIASGIDDIHSAKRDLDTFSMLLGMEKAAAPGRIEKLRIEVDALERRERDLQARYADLNDRRLAALGAVDTLETEKQVLEAEAGLAAMEANGA; encoded by the exons ATG GTCCGCATCATCATCAAGGGTGGTGTGTGGCGCAacaccgaggacgagatccTCAAGGCGGCCATCGCAAAGTACGGCAAGAACCAGTGGGCGCGTATCTCGTCGCTCTTGGTCCGCAAGTCAGCCAAGCAGTGCAAGGCTCGCTGGTACGAATGGCTCGACCCGTCCATCAAGAAGGTCGAGTGGTCAAAA ACCGAAGATGAGAAGCTGCTACATCTCGCCAAGCTGATGCCGACACAATGGCGAACGATTGCGCCATTGGTTGGGCGGACGGCTACGCAATGTCTCGAGCGGTACCAGAAGCTGCTGGACGACGCGGAGAAGGCGGAGAACGAGGAGCTGGGAatgggcgatggcgacgacgaggcgtcCAAGCCCGCGTTTGGGTTGCGAACTGGTGAGATCGACACGCAGCCTGAATCGCGCCCGGCGCGCCCCGACCCTGTCGACatggatgacgacgagaaggagatgctgtccgaggcgcgcgcgcgtctcgCCAACACGCAAGGCAAGAAGGCGAAGCGCAAGGCTCGCGAGAGGCaactcgaggaggcgcgtcgcgtcgcgttCCTCCAGAAGAAAcgcgagctcaaggcggcCGGCATCAACCTGAGAGagaacaagaagaagaagggaaTGGACTACAACGCCGACATCCCCTTTGAGAAGCAGCCGGCGCCCGGGTTCTATGACACgggagaggagcgcgcgAAAAAGTACGAGCCGGTGCTCGGGTcgtcgctgcgctcgctTGAGGGCAAACGCAagcaggagctcgaggaggaggagggcaagaaCAAGCGTCAGAAGGGGGAGAAGCAGACGGCCACGGAATTCgtcaaggcgcgcgaggcccagatcaagaagctcaaggagcaggagcagaTCGTCCGCCGTCGCCAGCTCAACCTTCCCATGCCTCAAGTcggtgagcgcgagctcgaggagattgtCAAGATCGGgcaggcgggcgaggccgcgcgcggACTCGTGTCGGGCGACGGTGGAGCGACggaccagctcgtcggcgaaTACGAGAACCTGAGCCAGGCGCGGATGGCGCGTACACCTCGAGTCGATGTCGAGCATGACAACATCATGCAGGAGGCGCGCAACCTGCGCCAGATGACGAACGTGCAGACGCCCCTGCTTGGCGGGGAGAACACACCCATGATCTCGCATGATGTCGGGACCGGCAACGagtcggcgacgccgcgccatTCGGGCGCCGTCACGGTCAACCCACtcgcgacgccgcgcacgGTCGGTGGAGTAATGAGCACACCGCGTGGACCAGGCTCCACGCCGTACCGTGACAACCTGACGATCAACAACCGCGGAGAATGGGGCGAGACCCCCGCGGACGAACGGCGGCGActcaaggacgccaagcgTGCGCTGCAAGCGGGCTTTGCGTCGCTCCCGCGCCCCGAGAACAACTTCGAACTCGAGGaccccgaggacgaggagccagaggaggacgacgtgccCATGACCGAAGAGGACGCAGCGGATCGTGACGCGCGCCTCAAGGAAgcgagggaggaggaggagcgctTGGAGCTGCAGCGTCGCTCGCAGGTTGTCAAGAAGGGGCTCCCGCGCCCCGCCAATGTCGACGCACGCGCGGTACTGCGCCAGCTCAACGCAGAGGCTGCCGACGCCGAAGCGAGTGTCGCGGCGGCCCTCCGTCTCATTaacgaggagatggccgCGTTAATGGCGCACGACGCGATTGCGCACCCGCTCCCCGGTACGCGCACGCCGGGCAATGTCGCGAGCAACTACGACAtgcccgaggacgagttcgTGACGGCTGCCAAGTTGGCGATCCACGCCGAGGTTGCGAGCGCTCTCGGCCTTCCCGGTGCGAGTGAAGTGCAGACGGCCGTCGTGATCGGGTCTGcagcggaggaggatggcgcgGCCTTTGAGGCCTCGTGGGCCGAGTCGAGCAAGGGAATGGCGTTCCTCCCCGGCTCGGGTTGGGTCGAGCGGTCGTCTCTCACGCCGGCCGAGTACGCGAAGGTGATCGCTGCCAGCCGCGAACGCATGGTGACGGAGGGAACCCgtgccgccaaggccgagaagagGCTCGGCAAGCAGTTTGGCGGATACGGCGCGCTCAACGCGAAACACCGTTCGGCGATCGCCAGTGGGATCGACGACATCCATTccgccaagcgcgacctcgacacgTTCTCCATGCTGCTTGGgatggagaaggcggcggcTCCGGGCCGTATCGAGAAGCTGCGCATTGAagtcgacgcgctcgagcgccgcgaaCGCGACCTGCAAGCCCGCTACGCCGATCTTAATGACCGGCGGCTTGCAGCTCTCGGGGCAGTCGACACCTTGGAGACGGAGAAGCaggtgctcgaggccgaagcAGGCCTCGCGGCAATGGAGGCAAACGGGGCGTAG
- a CDS encoding uncharacterized protein (Protein of unknown function (DUF1275)), with product MTSKSLLSDRGRTYDSTAPQAPSYAAIAASTATSTSTPANRDDSGGSGSVLPTHTGAKGSWLSTQLAGNIDPNKCDWISVYGCLLTGFTSAVSFTACYVWPGFQTGNLAQLAIAAARTFDPPATRTHGFQKSDQQALTALVMFWLGTSLGRIGAKVGNTRRAWLLSTSILQVFMAAIAALLSQFSGESAYAHDRAHPSWATPMGMGALAFLSASLGLQGIVGKRIGSAMNTTVVLTTTWVEIFNDPHLFAWRLVPSRDLRISGVCGVLFGAFSARALLGVIGQGGTIGLLCLLRLVQAVWWIFIPSPA from the exons ATGACTAGCAAGTCACTCCTCTCTGACCGCGGACGGACCTACGACTCAACCGCGCCACAGGCTCCGTCGTACGCGGCCATCGCGGCCTCCACTGCTACCTCCACTTCAACCCCGGCCAACCGCGACGACAGTGGGGGAAGCGGAAGTGTCCTGCCCACCCACACCGGGGCTAAGGGGAGTTGGCTTTCTACTCAGTTGGCGGGAAACATTGACCCCAACAAGTGCGACTGGATCAGTGTGTACGGCTGCCTGCTGACCGGGTTTACGTCAGCCGTCTCCTTCACT GCATGCTATGTCTG GCCAGGGTTCCAAACTGGAAATCTCGCCCAACTCGCCAttgcggcggcgcgcacgtTCGACCCGCCGGCAACGCGCACACATGGCTTCCAGAAGAGTGATCAGCAGGCGCTCACGGCCCTGGTGATGTTCTGGTTGGGTACGAGCTTGGGCCGCATTGGCGCCAAGGTTGGCAACACCCGGCGTGCGTGGCTGTTGTCCACCTCTATCCTGCAGGTATTTAtggccgccatcgccgccctcctctcccaaTTCTCGGGCGAGAGCGCGTACGCACA CGACCGCGCGCACCCCTCGTGGGCGACGCCGATGGGCATGGGTGCGCTCGCGTTTCTTTCCGCTAGCTTGGGCCTGCAGGGCATCGTGGGCAAGCGCATCGGAAGCGCGATGAACACGACGGTCGTCCTCACGACAACGTGGGTCGAGATCTTCAACGACCCGCACCTGTTTGCGTGGCGCCTGGTCCCAAGCCGCGACCTGCGTATCTCTGGCGTTTGTGGAGTCCTCTTCGGCGCGTTTagcgcgcgcgccctcctcggcgtcatcgGACAGGGTGGGACGATTGGCCTTCTCTGTCTGCTGCGCTTGGTGCAGGCGGTGTGGTGGATCTTCATCCCCTCGCCGGCGTAA